One part of the Streptomyces sp. NBC_00286 genome encodes these proteins:
- a CDS encoding putative leader peptide, translated as MSGTGIALVSRRHVDLGRMSSAICPAS; from the coding sequence ATGTCTGGAACTGGAATTGCCTTGGTGAGTCGGCGCCACGTCGACCTCGGCCGCATGTCCAGCGCCATCTGTCCGGCGAGCTGA
- a CDS encoding GNAT family N-acetyltransferase, which produces MSIAVTTWSLEQTSPADLLPAAEPAGDVRIVRSEVPSPEFSRFLYTSVGGDIRWTDRLGWTYAQWQEDLERPGVETWVAYERGTPAGYVQLEGRPEGVVEIVYFGLIPAFRGRRIGGHLLSHGVARAWDLAERWPGRPPTKRVWLHTCSKDGEHAMDNYLRRGFKLFDTKVAEEPDIATAGPWPGA; this is translated from the coding sequence ATGAGCATCGCTGTCACCACCTGGTCGCTGGAGCAGACGTCTCCGGCCGACCTGTTGCCCGCCGCCGAGCCGGCCGGCGACGTACGGATCGTCCGCTCCGAGGTGCCCTCGCCCGAGTTCAGCCGCTTCCTGTACACCTCGGTCGGCGGCGACATCCGCTGGACCGACCGGCTGGGCTGGACGTACGCCCAGTGGCAGGAGGACCTGGAGCGGCCGGGGGTCGAGACGTGGGTCGCGTACGAGCGCGGGACGCCCGCGGGATACGTACAACTGGAAGGCCGGCCGGAAGGCGTCGTGGAGATCGTCTACTTCGGGCTGATCCCGGCCTTCCGCGGCCGGCGGATCGGCGGGCATCTCCTGTCGCACGGGGTCGCGCGCGCCTGGGACCTGGCCGAGCGCTGGCCGGGCAGGCCGCCGACGAAGCGGGTCTGGCTGCATACCTGCAGCAAGGACGGGGAGCACGCGATGGACAACTACCTGCGGCGCGGCTTCAAGCTCTTCGACACCAAGGTCGCCGAGGAGCCGGACATCGCCACCGCCGGTCCCTGGCCCGGCGCCTAG
- a CDS encoding nitrite/sulfite reductase, which yields MAATPQKPAAAAPRRKVSRHRGEGQWAVGHFTPLNGNEQFKKDDDGLNVRTRIETIYSKRGFDSIDPNDLRGRMRWWGLYTQRKPGIDGGKTAILEPEELDDKYFMLRVRIDGGRLTTEQLRVIGEISQEFARGTADLTDRQNVQYHWIRIEDMPEIWERLEGVGLSTTEACGDTPRVILGSPVAGIAEDEIIDGTPAIDEIHRRIIGNKDFSNLPRKFKSAISGSPLLDVAHEINDVAFVGVNHPEHGPGFDLWVGGGLSTNPKIGQRLGAWVPLDEVADVYEGVISIFRDYGYRRLRTRARLKFLVADWGVEKFRQVLEDEYLQRKLVDGPAPDQPVERWRDHVGVHRQKDGRFYVGFAPRVGRVDGTTLTKISELAEAHGSGRLSTTVEQKMIVLDVEESKVASLVEGLESLDLTTRPSPFRRGTMACTGIEYCKLAIVETKARGASLIDELERRIPEFDEPITININGCPNACARIQVADIGLKGQLVLDDEGNQVEGFQVHLGGALGLEAGFGRKVRGLKVTSEELPDYVERVLKRFEAEREEGERFATWAARASEESLS from the coding sequence ATGGCCGCCACCCCACAGAAGCCTGCTGCCGCCGCGCCCCGCCGCAAGGTGAGCCGTCACCGCGGCGAGGGCCAGTGGGCCGTGGGTCACTTCACCCCGCTCAACGGCAACGAACAGTTCAAGAAGGACGACGACGGTCTCAACGTACGGACACGTATTGAGACGATCTACTCCAAGCGGGGCTTCGACTCGATCGACCCCAACGACCTGCGTGGCCGGATGCGCTGGTGGGGCCTCTACACCCAGCGCAAGCCCGGGATCGACGGCGGCAAGACCGCGATCCTGGAGCCGGAGGAGCTGGACGACAAGTACTTCATGCTGCGGGTGCGGATCGACGGCGGCCGGCTCACCACCGAGCAGCTGCGGGTGATCGGTGAGATCTCGCAGGAGTTCGCGCGCGGCACCGCCGACCTCACCGACCGGCAGAACGTCCAGTACCACTGGATCCGTATCGAGGACATGCCCGAGATCTGGGAGCGCCTCGAAGGCGTCGGCCTGTCCACGACCGAGGCCTGCGGTGACACGCCCCGCGTGATCCTCGGCTCGCCCGTCGCCGGGATCGCCGAGGACGAGATCATCGACGGCACCCCCGCCATCGACGAGATCCACCGCCGGATCATCGGCAACAAGGACTTCTCGAACCTGCCCCGCAAGTTCAAGTCCGCGATCTCCGGTTCGCCGCTCCTCGACGTGGCGCACGAGATCAACGACGTCGCCTTCGTCGGCGTGAACCACCCCGAGCACGGCCCCGGCTTCGACCTCTGGGTCGGCGGCGGCCTGTCCACCAACCCCAAGATCGGCCAGCGGCTTGGTGCTTGGGTGCCGCTGGACGAGGTGGCGGATGTGTACGAGGGCGTCATCTCGATCTTCCGCGACTACGGCTACCGGCGCCTTCGTACGCGCGCCCGGCTGAAGTTCCTGGTCGCCGACTGGGGCGTGGAGAAGTTCCGTCAGGTCCTCGAGGACGAGTACCTGCAGCGCAAGCTCGTCGACGGCCCGGCGCCCGACCAGCCCGTGGAGCGCTGGCGCGACCACGTCGGGGTGCACCGGCAGAAGGACGGCCGCTTCTACGTCGGTTTCGCACCGCGCGTGGGCCGGGTGGACGGCACGACCCTCACGAAGATCTCCGAGCTGGCCGAGGCACACGGCTCGGGCCGGCTCAGCACGACCGTCGAGCAGAAGATGATCGTGCTCGACGTGGAGGAGTCGAAGGTCGCCTCGCTCGTCGAGGGCCTGGAGTCGCTCGACCTCACCACCAGGCCGTCGCCGTTCCGGCGCGGCACGATGGCCTGCACGGGCATCGAGTACTGCAAGCTCGCGATCGTCGAGACCAAGGCGCGCGGGGCCTCGCTGATCGATGAACTCGAGCGCCGCATCCCCGAGTTCGACGAGCCGATCACCATCAACATCAACGGCTGCCCGAACGCCTGCGCCCGTATCCAGGTCGCGGACATCGGTCTCAAGGGCCAGTTGGTCCTGGACGACGAGGGCAACCAGGTCGAGGGCTTCCAGGTGCACCTCGGCGGCGCGCTCGGCCTGGAGGCCGGTTTCGGCCGCAAGGTCCGTGGCCTGAAGGTCACTTCGGAGGAGCTGCCGGACTACGTCGAGCGAGTCCTCAAGCGCTTCGAGGCGGAGCGTGAGGAGGGCGAGAGGTTCGCCACATGGGCGGCTCGCGCCAGTGAGGAGTCGCTGTCATGA
- a CDS encoding YihY/virulence factor BrkB family protein: MQPASETPESPPGRLHRARALYRNVSKRRTAWLLVKDTVNSCIEYRILGLAAEAAFFTLLSVPPLLLSMLGLLGYVDSWTGADTIASVETNLLEASRTILTDKGVTEIAQPILHDVMKGGRPDVISLGFLFALWSGSRAVNVFIDTITVMYGLDGVRGIVKTRLMAFLLFLVALLIGSVALPLMVAGPDAVVNLVSWSTTVVQILYWPTVIVLSIIFLTTLYHVSVPVRSPWIEDVPGALVALGMWVLGSFLLRIYLSNTVEGPTIYGSLAAPVAVLLWIGVSAFAVLVGAAVNAAIDRVWPAAATAAARAVNEQLRAAQAADLVARAAAARAAADPDDPDMPSEFPERWSRFLPPEDVTSRLRTHVKSSPKNGEEPPAQDSAG, encoded by the coding sequence GTGCAGCCAGCAAGTGAAACACCAGAGAGCCCGCCCGGCCGGCTTCACCGGGCACGTGCTCTCTACCGGAATGTCTCCAAGCGGAGGACCGCCTGGCTGCTGGTCAAGGACACCGTCAACTCCTGCATCGAGTACCGGATCCTGGGCCTTGCCGCGGAGGCCGCCTTCTTCACGCTGCTGTCCGTTCCGCCGCTGCTGCTGAGCATGCTGGGACTGCTGGGCTACGTGGACTCCTGGACCGGCGCCGACACCATCGCCAGCGTGGAGACCAACCTGCTGGAGGCCTCGCGCACGATCCTCACCGACAAGGGCGTCACGGAGATCGCCCAGCCGATCCTCCACGACGTGATGAAGGGCGGCAGACCCGACGTCATCTCCCTCGGCTTCCTGTTCGCCCTGTGGTCGGGCTCGCGTGCCGTGAACGTCTTCATCGACACCATCACCGTCATGTACGGCCTCGACGGCGTGCGCGGCATCGTCAAGACCCGGCTGATGGCATTCCTGCTGTTCCTCGTGGCGCTGCTGATCGGCTCCGTGGCGCTGCCGCTGATGGTCGCGGGCCCGGACGCCGTGGTGAACCTCGTGTCGTGGTCGACGACCGTCGTACAGATCCTGTACTGGCCTACCGTCATCGTCCTGTCGATCATCTTCCTGACGACGCTCTACCACGTGTCCGTCCCCGTGCGCTCCCCGTGGATCGAGGACGTGCCCGGCGCCCTGGTCGCGCTCGGCATGTGGGTGCTGGGCAGCTTCCTGCTGCGGATCTACCTGTCCAACACCGTCGAAGGGCCCACGATTTACGGATCCTTGGCCGCCCCCGTCGCCGTACTGCTGTGGATCGGCGTCTCGGCCTTCGCCGTGCTCGTCGGAGCGGCCGTCAACGCGGCCATCGACCGGGTCTGGCCGGCCGCCGCCACGGCCGCCGCCCGCGCCGTCAACGAGCAGCTGCGCGCCGCCCAGGCCGCCGACCTGGTCGCCCGCGCGGCGGCCGCCCGGGCCGCCGCCGACCCCGACGACCCGGACATGCCCTCCGAGTTCCCGGAGCGCTGGTCGCGGTTCCTTCCTCCGGAGGACGTGACGTCGCGGCTGCGGACGCATGTGAAGAGCTCGCCTAAGAACGGGGAGGAGCCGCCCGCGCAGGACTCCGCTGGGTAG
- a CDS encoding phosphoadenylyl-sulfate reductase, protein MTTVQAEPDIETDPDAELKALAEQAGRDLEDASALEILQWAAKTFGKKFCVTSSMEDAVVAHLAARAMPGVDVVFLDTGYHFPETIGTRDAVEAVMDVNVITLTPRQTVAEQDAEYGPKLHDRNPDLCCAMRKIKPLEEGLTKYTAWATGLRRDESPTRANTPVVGWDEKRRKIKISPIARWTQDDVDAYVTEHGVLTNPLLMDGYPSVGCAPCTRRVLEGEDARAGRWAGRAKTECGLHE, encoded by the coding sequence ATGACGACGGTTCAGGCAGAGCCGGATATCGAGACGGATCCCGACGCGGAACTGAAGGCGCTCGCCGAGCAGGCGGGCCGTGACCTCGAGGACGCGTCCGCGCTCGAGATCCTTCAGTGGGCCGCGAAGACCTTCGGCAAGAAGTTCTGCGTGACGTCCTCCATGGAGGACGCGGTCGTCGCCCACCTCGCCGCCCGTGCCATGCCCGGAGTCGACGTCGTGTTCCTCGACACCGGCTACCACTTCCCCGAGACCATCGGCACCCGCGACGCGGTCGAGGCCGTGATGGACGTCAACGTCATCACGCTCACCCCGCGGCAGACCGTGGCCGAGCAGGACGCCGAGTACGGGCCGAAGCTGCACGACCGCAACCCCGACCTGTGCTGCGCGATGCGGAAGATCAAGCCCCTGGAAGAAGGGCTGACGAAGTACACCGCATGGGCCACGGGCCTGCGCCGCGACGAGTCCCCGACCCGGGCGAACACCCCGGTCGTCGGCTGGGACGAGAAGCGCCGCAAGATCAAGATCTCGCCGATCGCCCGCTGGACGCAGGACGACGTGGACGCGTACGTCACCGAGCACGGCGTCCTCACCAACCCGCTCCTCATGGACGGTTACCCCTCCGTGGGCTGCGCCCCCTGCACCCGCCGGGTGCTCGAGGGCGAGGACGCGCGCGCCGGCCGCTGGGCGGGCCGCGCCAAGACCGAGTGCGGGCTGCACGAGTGA
- a CDS encoding acyl-CoA dehydrogenase family protein has protein sequence MATGTHAVTNQVPPLVGYDVYGADRVLTEAVERHLDPGLLDVVREELSGLGRTAGSAQAQDWGVLANENPPRLRTHDRYGHRVDEVDFHPSWHRLLGKGVAAGLTAAWARPGGHLRRAAGFVVWTQVEAGHGCPLSMTHAAVPALRTDPELAAEWEPRLTSTVYDQGLRPASEKDGVLFGMGMTEKQGGSDVRANTTVARPLAEDGTYELTGHKWFCSAPMSDGFLVLAQAPGGLTCFLVPRVLEDGTRNVFLIQRLKDKLGNRSNASSEVEFDGTWARRVGDEGRGVRTIIEMVAVTRLDCALGAAALMRQAVAQAVHHCTHREAFGGKLIDKPLMRNVLADLALESEAATTLSLRLAAAYDDGSEQERAFLRLALPATKYWVTKRCPPLVVEASECLGGNGYVEESGMPRLLRESPLNSIWEGAGNVQALDILRAMQREPQALNAYLEEIGRARGADHRLDGAIKNLLAELADLDGIEGRARRLAERIALVLQGALLVQYAPPEVADAFCASRLGGDWGAAFGTLPHSLDLASVVERARPVS, from the coding sequence ATGGCTACCGGCACCCACGCAGTGACCAACCAGGTTCCGCCCCTAGTCGGCTATGACGTCTACGGCGCCGACCGGGTCCTGACGGAAGCGGTCGAGCGGCATCTCGACCCGGGGCTGCTGGACGTGGTGCGTGAGGAGCTGTCGGGGCTTGGGCGCACCGCCGGTTCCGCGCAGGCCCAGGACTGGGGAGTGCTGGCGAACGAGAATCCGCCCCGGCTGCGTACGCACGACCGTTACGGTCACCGCGTCGACGAGGTCGACTTCCATCCGTCCTGGCACCGGCTGCTCGGCAAGGGCGTCGCGGCGGGTCTGACGGCGGCGTGGGCGCGGCCGGGCGGGCACTTGCGGCGGGCGGCGGGGTTCGTGGTCTGGACGCAGGTCGAGGCGGGCCACGGCTGTCCGCTGTCGATGACGCACGCGGCGGTGCCCGCACTGCGCACGGACCCGGAGCTCGCGGCCGAGTGGGAGCCGCGGCTGACGTCCACCGTGTACGACCAGGGGCTGCGGCCCGCCTCGGAGAAGGACGGCGTCCTCTTCGGCATGGGTATGACGGAGAAGCAGGGCGGCAGTGACGTACGGGCGAACACGACGGTGGCGCGTCCGCTCGCCGAGGACGGGACGTACGAGCTGACGGGCCACAAATGGTTCTGCTCGGCACCGATGTCGGACGGCTTTCTGGTACTGGCGCAGGCACCCGGCGGGCTGACGTGCTTCCTCGTGCCGCGCGTGCTCGAGGACGGCACGCGCAATGTGTTCCTGATCCAGCGGCTGAAGGACAAGCTGGGGAACCGGTCGAACGCGTCGAGCGAGGTCGAGTTCGACGGGACCTGGGCGCGCCGGGTCGGGGACGAGGGGCGCGGGGTGCGCACGATCATCGAGATGGTCGCGGTGACGCGGCTGGACTGCGCGCTCGGCGCCGCCGCCCTGATGCGGCAGGCCGTCGCGCAGGCCGTGCACCACTGCACCCACCGCGAGGCCTTCGGCGGCAAGCTGATCGACAAGCCGCTGATGCGGAACGTACTGGCCGATCTGGCGCTGGAGTCCGAGGCGGCGACGACGCTGTCGCTGCGGCTGGCCGCCGCGTACGACGACGGGAGCGAGCAGGAGCGGGCGTTTCTGCGGCTCGCGTTGCCGGCCACGAAGTACTGGGTGACCAAGCGCTGCCCACCGCTCGTCGTGGAGGCCTCGGAGTGCCTGGGCGGTAATGGGTACGTGGAGGAGTCCGGCATGCCGCGCCTGCTGCGCGAGTCGCCGCTGAACTCCATCTGGGAGGGCGCGGGCAACGTCCAGGCGCTGGACATCTTGCGCGCCATGCAGCGCGAGCCGCAGGCCCTGAACGCCTACCTGGAGGAGATCGGCCGGGCCCGCGGCGCCGACCACCGGTTGGACGGGGCGATCAAGAACCTGCTGGCCGAACTCGCCGACCTGGACGGCATCGAGGGCCGCGCCCGGCGCCTGGCCGAGCGGATCGCGCTGGTGCTCCAGGGCGCACTGCTCGTCCAGTACGCGCCACCGGAGGTCGCCGACGCGTTCTGCGCCTCGCGTCTCGGCGGGGACTGGGGCGCGGCGTTCGGGACCCTGCCGCACAGCCTGGACCTGGCCTCGGTGGTGGAGCGGGCGCGGCCCGTCTCGTAG
- a CDS encoding NmrA family NAD(P)-binding protein, producing MTENTGNETVLVTGASGKTGRQVAHAAGAAGFDVRAASRGGAVRFDWYDSSLWDEALRGADAAYLAYMPDIGAPGADDTIGAFARRALELGMRRLVLLSARGEVQAEPAELALRESGAEWTIVRATWFMQNLSEGLLLDGMRGGELVFPAGEVPAPFVDTRDIADVVVTALTDASYAGRTLEVTGARLLSFREAVAEISAAAGREIRYVPVSAKEYGGMLAEFGMPPEEVACMQEIFESLLDGHIEHPTDVVQQVLGRAPRDFTDFAREHAAQGVWKV from the coding sequence ATGACGGAAAACACAGGGAACGAGACGGTGTTGGTGACGGGAGCCTCGGGCAAGACGGGGCGTCAGGTGGCTCACGCGGCAGGGGCCGCGGGGTTCGACGTACGGGCCGCTTCGCGCGGTGGCGCGGTGCGCTTCGACTGGTACGACTCCTCGTTGTGGGACGAGGCGTTGCGCGGCGCCGACGCGGCGTACCTCGCGTATATGCCGGACATCGGCGCGCCGGGCGCCGATGACACCATCGGTGCCTTCGCGCGGCGGGCGCTGGAGCTCGGTATGCGGCGGCTGGTGCTGCTGTCGGCGCGCGGTGAGGTCCAGGCGGAGCCGGCCGAACTTGCGCTGCGCGAGTCGGGTGCCGAGTGGACCATCGTGCGGGCGACCTGGTTCATGCAGAACCTCAGCGAGGGGCTGCTACTGGACGGGATGCGCGGCGGCGAGCTCGTCTTCCCGGCGGGCGAGGTGCCGGCGCCGTTCGTCGACACGCGGGACATCGCGGATGTCGTGGTGACGGCGCTGACCGATGCCTCGTACGCGGGGCGGACCCTGGAGGTCACCGGGGCACGGCTGCTGTCCTTCCGTGAGGCCGTCGCGGAGATCTCCGCCGCGGCGGGCCGGGAGATCCGGTACGTGCCGGTGTCGGCGAAGGAATACGGCGGCATGCTGGCCGAATTCGGGATGCCGCCCGAGGAGGTCGCGTGCATGCAGGAGATCTTCGAGTCACTGCTCGACGGCCACATCGAGCACCCCACGGACGTTGTCCAGCAGGTCCTGGGCCGCGCCCCGCGCGACTTCACGGACTTTGCGCGGGAGCACGCGGCGCAGGGGGTGTGGAAGGTCTGA